AAATTCACTGTATAAGTCTTGTTGTGAATTGTTATCAAACCAGTGTCTGATGGTTGTCCGCCGCCCTGTGGGTAAAACACCGTTTCATCAAAGACTAAAAAGCTTCCTCTGTTTGGATCCTCTCCCCTGCCAACAACTCTGCTCACGCCCTCAAACTGATAAGTATTAGAAAGATACGATAGAACCGTGGGAAGAATTTCAAAAAGTTGATCAAATTTACACATATCAACGGCCGTTTCCTATGTTGGCATGCCTTCCAATAGGCATGATCATTTGGTGCATTATCTATACTTTTTCAACCGTCAAAACATTGCCCTGGATAGATTGAATATGGACCTGGGTCCCAACAGCCATATCGGGGCCGTGAATACGCCACCGGGTGTCGTCAATGGTTACGTATCCATGGCCATTAACGATGGGTTCGTTTAACGTTAAGACATGTCCAAGCACGTTATGTCCACGCTGATTTAGCCGGGTGGCAACAACCACATCGGCCTTGTGATGCCAAAGCTTACGCCCACCCCATGTCATCAAGGGGGCCAGAATCGCCAATGAAATACACTGGACCAGCACCGATAAAGGAAAGGCCCAAGACAAAAAAGAAACCACCAAACAGGAAAGCCCGATCCACAAGAAAAAAGCCCCAGGGGCAAGCAATTCTAAACACAACAGGGCCATCCCCCCTGCCAGCCAATATCCAGACAACGACCAGGCCATCAATGTGGCGTAAAATGACATCCAATCCATTTAGTGATCCTTTCTATACAGAGGAAGGTACGGTTGGTCTTTGCGTGGGTCGTCCCTTGATTTCCGGATGCCGTGCATCCGCAGATTGATCGTCATGTGCATCTTTCGCAAATGCTTCCTTGGCCAGCTCGGCAACGCCTGCGATAGAACTAAGCAGGCCGCTGGTTTCCATTGGCATCAAGATCACTTTTTGATTGGGGGCCTTTGCTAATGCATGAAATGCCTCTACATATTTTTGGGCCACGAAGTAATTCAGAGCCTGCGAGCTTCCCTGGGCAACAGCCTGCGATACTTCTATGGTTGCGCGTGCCTCTGCCATCGCCAAGCGTTCCCTGGCTTGACCATCCAAATGAGCAGCATCCTTGCGTCCTTCGGCCTCTAGAACCATGGCCTGCTGAAGGCCCTCTGCTTTCAAAATATTCGCCTGACGTGACCCTTCAGCAGCCAAAATGGCTGATTGTCTTTCACCTTCAGCCTCCAAAATAAGGGCACGTTTTTCACGTTCCGCCTTCATCTGACGCGCCATGGAATCGACCAGATCGCGTGGTGGCTTGATATCCAAAATTTCAATACGGGTTACTTTTGTGCCCCATGGATTAGTTGCTTCGTCCACAACCATCAAAAGGCGGGCGTTTATTTTCTCGCGGTGAGACAACAACTCATCCAAATCCATAGATCCCATAACAGTACGAATGTTTGTCATGGTCAGATTCATAATTGCATTCTTCAGGCTCGAGACTTCATAAGCAGATTGCGCCGCATCCAAAATTTGATAAAAGATAATACCATCGACGGTAACAACGGCATTATCTTTTGTAATAACATCTTGCGATGGGACCGCCATGACCTGTTCCATCATATTGACCTTTGCCCCAATACGATCAATAAAGGGCATAATAATATGGAGGCCAGGCTTTAACGTTTCCGTATAGCGACCAAAACGTTCCACCGTATATTCAAATCCTTGCGAGACAATTTGAACGGATTGAAACACGAATAAAATTCCAATTATAACAACTGTAATAGCAATAATTTCCATGATTCAATCCGTTCTTTTAAATGATCTTTCTGGCAGTATGCACCACTTTCACACTAAACGAAATCACCAAACATAGTGGTATCGATAGAATGTTTCTTGGCACCAACTTTGTCAAAATGATCCCCTATCCACTCAGAGGCTGATTTGCGTCCCTCCTCGAACAACATCATCAAAAATTCCCAATCGGTGTTGAGGGCACTGCTTAAGTTAAGCCCCTTGAAAGAATCTTCATTCTTTATCAGATGCATATTAACCCTTTTCATGGCCCCTTCTTTGATAACGCCATCATCGATTAGTTTTGTGATAAAATAGATGGCCCGCATTTCATGAACCAAACACCCGTTATACGTAATTTCCTTTAATCGATTATCAATCTCTTGTTGCGTTTGGGGTAATTTATCGCAATACGTTTTTCTCAATTGAACAAGGATAATATCCTCACAATCGCAATTATTAATTAATGGGTAAATCGCGGGGTTTGCAATATATCCACCGTCCCAATAATATTCATTGTCGATTTTTACAGATTGAAATATAAACGGCAAACAGGCAGACGCCATCAGAACCTCTGGCGAAAATTCATCATTGGAAAATACCCTAATTTTCCCTGATTTGACATGCGTTGTTCCCAGAAATATTTTTCGGTCCTTACTGTTGCGAATAGCCTTGAAATCAAAAAAATCTTTCAAGAATTCACCGAATGGATTCTTGTTGTCTGGATTCAATTGATAGGGCGATAAATGAGTCTGAATATGAGACAATATTGGAAATAATGGGTGCTTGTCCAAATTAAAGGACTTTTCCTTTTGTGGCATAAATTTACCAAGTAACTGCTTGATTTGATCGTGGCCCTCAAAGGGATCTTTCATGTATGGCGAAGTCTTTTTGGAAAGCTGATATACAGACTGCCAATAATCCTTGAGCGTTATTCGTGCCAGTTCTGGCCCGCCCTTAATCAGACCCTGAACCAAAGCAGCAGCATTCATACCGCCCGCGCTGGTACCAGAAACACCAACAATGTCGAAACGACCATCCTCTAACAATCGATCGGCGACTCCCCACGCAAATGCGCCATGAGAACCACCACCTTGAAAAGCAAGGGCAACTTTTTTCTTCTGCACTGATAATCTCCATTCATACAGCTACGTATCCAGAACCCTTCGGGCCGGATCATCTTTTGGACTCCTATTGCTTATAATAAACAAAGATCCTTAATTATTCGTTAAAATTGGCCCGCATTTTTCCACTCTCTTGCTTAAAGCCATGGGCTTGGTGTACAAGAAGGAAGACAAGACAATTTCCTGCACCGTTGCGTTTTTGTAGAACAGGCCATGACTAGATTAAAAAATGAACACCTTATACGATTGGCCACCTATGGAGCCGTAGGCGTTGCATCCATTCTTGTCTGCATAAAGACATACGCCTGGTACGTCAGCGGGTCACTTAGCATACAGGCATCGCTGATTGATTCATCATTGGATGCCTGTGCATCGTTGGTCAATTTTTTTGCCCTAAGGCATGCCTTGCGCCCGGCCGATGCAGACCACCGTTTCGGCCATGGCAAAGCAGAATCCCTTTCCAGCCTTGGACAATCTGTGTTTATAGCGATTGCATCCATTTGGATTGCCAAAGAAGTCATTTATCGAACGGCTCATCCCGAGCCCTTTGTTTTTAATTCAACAACCTTGATTGTTATGGTTTTTGCCTCCTTTTTGACCTTGATGCTTATTCTGGGGCAACAATATGTTATCAAACGAACGGGTTCGCTTGGGATATCGGCAGATTCCCTGCACTACAAAACAGATTTTCTGACGGATCTAAGCGTCCTTGGAAGCTTTTTTATCTCAACCTATTTTGGATGGAGATGGTTCGACACCCTTGTCGGGGCCCTTATTGCTCTGTATATTTTTCATTCGTCATGGCGAATTGCAAAAGATGCTTTTGATGTTCTGATGGACAAAGAATTACCCCCCGATATTTTGGCGCGTATTACGGCCATCGTTTTGCAGAATCCCGAGGTACTAGGCGTCCATGATCTACGCACTCGCACATCGGGACAATATAAATTCATCCAACTGCATTTGGATTTAGACGAAGCACTTTCTTTTAAAGAAGCCCACAGAATTTCTGAAGACGTCATGAATGCCATTAATACTGAATTTCCTGATGCAGAAGTCCTTGTCCACCAAGATCCAATCCTAACAACGAAAGAGTAACCCCATGAGACCAGAAGCCCGCATACAAAGTGCCATTGATTTGTTGGATCGTATCCTTCAAGAATCAGAAGTTCCCGCTGACAGAATTGCCCAAGATTACTTTCGCCATAATCGATATATCGGCAGCCATGATCGAAATTCCGTTGGCGATCTAGTTTATCGGGTACTTAGAAACTACCCCCAATTGGCATGGCTTGATACCGATAGTAACGCCAGGCGGGCAGTTCTTTTGCACCTTTACCGACATGAAGATCATGATGTTGCCAAGCTTAAGGAAACTTTTTGTGGCGGCCAATACAATCCGTCGCCCCTTACGCCTGGGGAAATAAACCTCCTCCAACGATCATCCGAGGCGACCGACATGCCGCTTTGGGCTAGCCTCAGCATTCCCGAATGGCTTTGCTCGCATTTCGAAGATTCTTTTGGTGCGGATTCTTTCCAAAATGAAATCACCGCCCTCAATAATAAGGCGACCGTTGATTTACGAGTCAACAGCCTAAGAAATACACGTCAAATTGTTTTGGAATTGCTGCAGGCTGAAAACATACCGGCCATCCCAACACCATTTAGCCCCCTGGGCATTCGCTTGTTAACGCGCGTTCCTTTTGGGAATCACCCCTTGTGGAAAGATGGCACGCTCGAGGCTCAGGACGAAGGGTCACAGATGATTTCCCTGTTATGCGATGCAAAACCAGGCATGGTTGTTTTAGATTATTGCGCAGGGGCGGGCGGGAAAAGTCTGGCCATGGCGGCATCCATGAACAATAAGGGGCGCTTAGTTGCGACCGATATTTTTGATTGGCGCCTTAACCGGGCAAAGGAACGCTTTAAAAAGGCCGGCATAGACAATACAGAATGCCGTTTGCTGACCGAGGAGAAAGGCTGGCTAAAACGCCAACAAGGGAAATTCGATCGTGTTTTGGTGGATGTCCCCTGTTCTGGAACAGGAACCTGGCGTCGCAATCCAGATCTAAAGATCCGATTCCAAGAACAAGATCTTTTGGAAATTATCCAAAAACAACAGGAAATTATGACAGCGGCCGCCAAGATGGTCAAACTAGGGGGTCGATTGATTTATGCAACCTGTTCGCTTTTACGCAGTGAAAACCACCGACAGATCGAAACATTTATCAGTAATAATCCTGAGTTTTCGTTGATTCCGATTCAGGATGTTTGGCAGGAAGTTCTGGGGTCCGATTGCCCATCCGAGGGGCCCATGCTTCAGCTAACGCCAGCACAACATAATATGGACGGATTTTTTGTTGCGGTCATGAAAAAGACGGCGTAATAAAGATTATAGATTTTCCATCACCATCCGACCCAACATGAACGGATGGTGATGCCGCATGAGCCGCTAAATTTACGGATCCTCTCGTGGCCAGTCGACCAAGTGGGCGCCATAAATACTAAAACCACGGTCTTAGCAGGGACGGCTCCCGGGGATGTTAATTGGGCCAAGGGATTCAAATCAAATACGAACTCTGCAGCACCACTTTTAATACTATCACTCATTTGCCCTTGTTTGTGATTTATTTTTCGATCACACGTACATCGGATTCCATCAGAACGGCATCGAGCGCTTTTTTTATTCGATCAGTTAGATCTTGACTGTCGACTTCGGATCCAGGATAAGGAATGGGCGCCCCCGCAACGATGACTCCCCTTCCAAATGGCAGGGGCAAATGAAATGAATCCCAGGTGCCCAGAATTTTGCGTCGGCTTGTCGCGTAACTGACGGGAATAATATCAGCCTTTGCCAATCGGGAAAGGGTAACAATACCCGGGCTTACCTGGCGCGCCGGGCCACGTGGACCATCCGGGGTAATCCCAATGGGCGTTCCTTTTTTCAGGATTTTGACCAAACCCAGGGCCGCCTTTCCACCGCCCCGCGTTGTTGATCCCGCAA
This DNA window, taken from Alphaproteobacteria bacterium, encodes the following:
- a CDS encoding cation diffusion facilitator family transporter, whose product is MTRLKNEHLIRLATYGAVGVASILVCIKTYAWYVSGSLSIQASLIDSSLDACASLVNFFALRHALRPADADHRFGHGKAESLSSLGQSVFIAIASIWIAKEVIYRTAHPEPFVFNSTTLIVMVFASFLTLMLILGQQYVIKRTGSLGISADSLHYKTDFLTDLSVLGSFFISTYFGWRWFDTLVGALIALYIFHSSWRIAKDAFDVLMDKELPPDILARITAIVLQNPEVLGVHDLRTRTSGQYKFIQLHLDLDEALSFKEAHRISEDVMNAINTEFPDAEVLVHQDPILTTKE
- a CDS encoding SPFH/Band 7/PHB domain protein is translated as MEIIAITVVIIGILFVFQSVQIVSQGFEYTVERFGRYTETLKPGLHIIMPFIDRIGAKVNMMEQVMAVPSQDVITKDNAVVTVDGIIFYQILDAAQSAYEVSSLKNAIMNLTMTNIRTVMGSMDLDELLSHREKINARLLMVVDEATNPWGTKVTRIEILDIKPPRDLVDSMARQMKAEREKRALILEAEGERQSAILAAEGSRQANILKAEGLQQAMVLEAEGRKDAAHLDGQARERLAMAEARATIEVSQAVAQGSSQALNYFVAQKYVEAFHALAKAPNQKVILMPMETSGLLSSIAGVAELAKEAFAKDAHDDQSADARHPEIKGRPTQRPTVPSSV
- a CDS encoding RsmB/NOP family class I SAM-dependent RNA methyltransferase — translated: MRPEARIQSAIDLLDRILQESEVPADRIAQDYFRHNRYIGSHDRNSVGDLVYRVLRNYPQLAWLDTDSNARRAVLLHLYRHEDHDVAKLKETFCGGQYNPSPLTPGEINLLQRSSEATDMPLWASLSIPEWLCSHFEDSFGADSFQNEITALNNKATVDLRVNSLRNTRQIVLELLQAENIPAIPTPFSPLGIRLLTRVPFGNHPLWKDGTLEAQDEGSQMISLLCDAKPGMVVLDYCAGAGGKSLAMAASMNNKGRLVATDIFDWRLNRAKERFKKAGIDNTECRLLTEEKGWLKRQQGKFDRVLVDVPCSGTGTWRRNPDLKIRFQEQDLLEIIQKQQEIMTAAAKMVKLGGRLIYATCSLLRSENHRQIETFISNNPEFSLIPIQDVWQEVLGSDCPSEGPMLQLTPAQHNMDGFFVAVMKKTA
- a CDS encoding patatin-like phospholipase family protein produces the protein MQKKKVALAFQGGGSHGAFAWGVADRLLEDGRFDIVGVSGTSAGGMNAAALVQGLIKGGPELARITLKDYWQSVYQLSKKTSPYMKDPFEGHDQIKQLLGKFMPQKEKSFNLDKHPLFPILSHIQTHLSPYQLNPDNKNPFGEFLKDFFDFKAIRNSKDRKIFLGTTHVKSGKIRVFSNDEFSPEVLMASACLPFIFQSVKIDNEYYWDGGYIANPAIYPLINNCDCEDIILVQLRKTYCDKLPQTQQEIDNRLKEITYNGCLVHEMRAIYFITKLIDDGVIKEGAMKRVNMHLIKNEDSFKGLNLSSALNTDWEFLMMLFEEGRKSASEWIGDHFDKVGAKKHSIDTTMFGDFV
- a CDS encoding NfeD family protein, producing the protein MDWMSFYATLMAWSLSGYWLAGGMALLCLELLAPGAFFLWIGLSCLVVSFLSWAFPLSVLVQCISLAILAPLMTWGGRKLWHHKADVVVATRLNQRGHNVLGHVLTLNEPIVNGHGYVTIDDTRWRIHGPDMAVGTQVHIQSIQGNVLTVEKV
- a CDS encoding lysophospholipid acyltransferase family protein encodes the protein MKKTRKKILKHPLVQRCLAFIGFLYIRFVYATNRWQFIGDYYIDAYVAAQKPVIICFWHGRLLMLPCAWKWKQPFTMLLSSHGDGRLISRVVDYLHINTVAGSTTRGGGKAALGLVKILKKGTPIGITPDGPRGPARQVSPGIVTLSRLAKADIIPVSYATSRRKILGTWDSFHLPLPFGRGVIVAGAPIPYPGSEVDSQDLTDRIKKALDAVLMESDVRVIEK